A window of Chryseobacterium aquaeductus genomic DNA:
CCACCCGCATAAGATAAAACTCCAGCTAACAAAGCAGTTGATATTAATATTTTTTTCATAGACATTTATTATATAATCCAAATATAAAATTATTTTAACTACTCTTGTTAATTAATCTTAATATTTTAAACAAACTCATAAAAGAAAATTATGTTTGAAATAACACTTTTGTTGACCCCACGAATAAGTTGCTAATTACCAACACTTTACAAGCTTCTTATTTGATGTAAATTAATACCGTTTAACTTTAAACATTTAAGAAAATAAAGATTTACTATATTTGGAATTGTGTAAAGATAAAAATCAATAAATTTGTAAGATTAAATAAATTATAATATATGAGTTGTGGATGCAAAACATCCGGCGATTCTGCACATTCTTGCGGAACGAAATCCGCGAATGGCTGTGAAAGTGTAAATACCTGTGGTAATAGTTATAAATTAAGTGTTTTCGATTGGTTATCTAACGTACAAAACCCGGCATCTAACCGATGTGATTACGTGGAAGTTAGATTCAAAAATGACAGAAAATCATTTTATAAAAATGTAAACAATATTCCTTTACATATAGGTAGCGTAGTAACAGTAGAATCTAGCCCCGGACATGATGTAGGTGTAGTAAGTCTCACCGGAGAATTAGTGAAAATTCAGATGAAAAAGAAAAGATTTTCTGACGAAGGATCATTCAAAATATACAGATTGGCTAACCAAAAAGATATTGAAGTCTGGCAGGAAGCAAGAAAAAAGGAAGAAACCGTAAAGGTTGATGCCAGAAAAATATCTCACAGACTGGGTCTCGAAATGAAGATCACAGACGTGGAATATCAAGGTGACGCTTCGAAGGTAACATTCTATTATACAGCAGATAATCGGATCGATTTCAGAATGTTGATAAAGGAATTAGCAGGTACCTTCAGAACCAAAATTGATATGAAGCAAATCGGTTTCAGACAAGAAGCCGCAAAAATTGGAGGAATCGGATCTTGTGGAAGAGAATTGTGCTGCTCAACCTGGTTGACAGATTTCAGATCAGTAAACACCAATGTCGCAAGATACCAGCAACTAAGCATCAATCCTCAAAAATTAGCAGGACAATGTGGAAAGTTGAAATGTTGTTTAAATTACGAACTAGATAGTTATCTGGATGCACTAAGCCATTTCCCATCATCATCTACTATGTTGGATACTGAAAAAGGAAGAGCCTTCTGTATTAAAATAGATGTTTTCAAGAAGAAAATGTGGTTCGCTTACGTAGACAGTTCAATGGCTTGGTACGATTTCGATATTGATTTGGTAAAAAAAATGATCGCTCAAAACAAAAAAGGAGAAAGAATTCTTCCGCTTGAAGATCTGAAAGTACCGGATATTGCTTTGCCAAGTGTTGATCTTATTCAGGAAAACAGTGTAGACCGTTTTGAGAAGAAAAACAGAGGAGGAGGTTTCAATAAAAACAGAAATCCGAACCAAAACTCAAATCAAAACAGACCGAATAACAATCAGGGGCCAAGAAAAGATCGTCCGGAAAGGAATGACAGAAACGAAAGACCGCAAAAAACGGATCGTCCTGCCACAGATAAGTCTGCAAATTCTGAAAGACCAAGGAATACAAATCCTAACGCAAAACCAAATCAGAACCCGAATCAAAGACCGCCAAAGCCACAACAACAGTCGCAGCAGCCAAAAGTTCAGGTAGAAAATACAGAGGCAAAAGTAAATTCGGATGAAAGAACGCAACCTCCAAAAAAGAAATTTAAAAAGAAATTTCCTCCCAAAAAAGATAATAATGTATAGAATTTTAGGGTCATTAATGCTTATTTTTCTTGTAGGATGCGGCACTTCGGGAGAAGATGTCATCATGAATCCTATCAATAATAAATGGAGCAAAAAAGCCGAACAGAAATTTAAACTAGAAATTACAGATCCGCAAAATCCTAAAAATATTATATTTGTTGTAAGAAATAATAATGAATATCCTTACAGCAATATTAGATTTATTGTTAATTTTATAAACCCAAAAAGTAAAATTGCTAAAGTGGATACCCTAAATTACATTTTGGCAAAACCAAATGGTGAATGGCTGGGTACAGGATTTGGAGAAACAAAGGAAACTTTATTTCAATATAAAACAAATTATAAATTTCCGGAAAAAGGAACCTATGAAATTGGGGTTTTACAGGCAATGCGAAATGACAATCTTCCGGGAATTGAAGACTTAGGTATAAAAGTAGAAACGGCTAAACCGTAATTATACATGAACGAAAACACACAAAATACAGGAAATAAGGGAAAAACTTTCCCACTTCCTCCTAAAAAAAACAGTAAAAATACAGCATGGAGAAGATGGGTCAAATTCATTTGGGTCGGCTTTATTGCAGTAGTTTTGGGAATTTCCGGACTTTTCTTCGCTGTTTCTCAAGGATTTCTTGGGGATATGCCAGACGTAAAAGAACTTGAAAATCCCGATATTTACGTAGCATCACAGATTATTTCTTCTGATGGAATTGTTTTAGGCAAATTTGAGAAAGAAAAAACTCAGCCTGTAACTTATCAGGAGCTTCCTCCTCATCTTATTTATGCACTTCAGGCTAAGGAAGATGAGCGCTTTAAAGAACATTCGGGAATTGATTTAAAGTCAATTTTAAGAGCGGTGAGATTTGGAGGTGAAAGAGGCGGAGGTTCTACTATTACTCAGCAGCTTGCAAAGCTATTGTTTACCGGTGCCGCTTCGCAGAATAAGGTAAAGCGAGCAATACAGAAACTTAAAGAATGGGTAGTAGCCGTAAGTTTGGAAAAAAGATACACTAAGGAAGAAATTATTACCCAATACTTCAACAAGTTCGATTTCCTTTTCAATGCAAATGGCGTTGAAATGGCTTCAAGAGTTTACTTTAATAAAAAAACATCGGAGCTTACATTACCTGAGGCAGCTACCTTTGTTGCGATGCTGGAAAATCCTAGGAAAAACAATCCTTACAGATACCCAGAAAGAGCAAAAGAAAGAAGAGATGTTGTTTTAAAACAAATGCTTGAAACCGGATACATTGATAGTACTACTTACGAAAAAGCAATTTCCACATCAATAAGTGTAGATTTTCATCCAATAGAAAATATTAATGATAACCATTCTGCCTATTTTAAGTTTTACTTGAAGAAAGAAATCGACAAATATGTGGTTGATTATGAGAAGGAAACAGGAAAACAACTGAATCTTTATAAAGACGGTTTAAAAATTTATGTTACTCTTGATTCTAAAATGCAACAATATGCTGAGGAAGCAATCAAAGAACATCTTACTGATCTTCAGAAGAGATTTGATGCTGAACAAAGAGGCAGGAAAAACAGACCTTTTTATTTAATTTCTGACAAGCAGGCGAACGATATCATGATGCAGGCTGTCAGAAGAACAGGACGTTACAAATTATTAAAGGCCGACAATGTACCTGAGGATTCTATTATGATGGAATTCCATAAACCAATAAAAACCTCTCGTTTCACATGGGCAGGCGAAGAAGAAGTAGAAATGTCACCTTGGGACTCTATCAGATATCACAAACAGATTGCACAGGCAGGTTTAATGTCAGTAGTTCCAGGAACCGGTGAAATTAAAGCTTGGGTAGGAGGTATAGACTGGCAACATTTCCAATACGATCACATTAAACAAGGAAAAAGACAGGTAGGCTCTACATTTAAACCCTTCGTTTATGCTACGGCTATTATGAAATTAGGTTTAACGCCTTGTTCTACCATATCAAACGCTAGCTTCAACAAAGGAAGTTATCATGTTCCGGGCAGAGGAGGAATGCTAACATTAAAAGATGCTTTAGCCCATTCTCAAAACCCTGTGGCGCTAAGACTTGCTGAAATGTCCGGCACTCAGAGTGTCATTCAGACTGCAAGAGATTTGGGTGTAACTGAAGAAATATCTACAAGTTTGCCGATGGCCTTAGGTTCTTCTGACATTACAATTTATGAAATGGTAGGTGCTTACAGCACTTTTGCTAACTATGGCAACTACAATAAACCGGAAATGATCTGGAGAATTGAAGATGCCAACGGAAGAGTGATCAAAGAAGTAAATGCAGAGCCGAAAGAGGTGATGAACCCTAATTATGCATACACAATGATCGAACTGATGAAAGGCGTAGCGCAGTTTGGTACTGCTTCGGGAGAACTTGGAAGAAAAGGTATTTCTAAAGATGTGGAAATCGCCGGCAAAACGGGTACTACACAGAATAATTCAGACGGTTGGTTTATGGGAATTACTCCAAAATTAGCAACTGGAGCCTGGGTAGGATGGGAAGACAGAGCAACCCACTTTTGGGGAACTGGTGAAGGACAAGGAGCAAAAATGGCATTGCCGATTTGGGCAATTTACATGAAGAAAGTTTGGGCAGACAAATCGCTTAAGATATCTCCAGAAGATAAATTTGTAAAACCAGGTGATTGGAAAGACGGCTGTACAAACCTCCAAGGATTGAGCGGCGGATACGGTGATGATGGAGGATTGCAGACTATTGATCAAATCAAGAATCCAAAACCGGCAGATCCTACTCCAAAAAACAATTCTGGTAAAAAAGAAGACAACATCAATGAAAATCTGAATTCCAGTGAGGAAATAGATTTTAATAAATAAATTTTTAATAACTATCATAAGACCTTTCAATCACTGAAAGGTCTTTTTTTGTCTTTGTTTTCTTAAATTTGAAACATGAATATCAAGAATATCAAACAACCATTCATAGAAATTTTTCCAGGTGATTTTTCTAAAAATCCCGCTCAAAGAAACACACCAAAAGTCTTATTCTCTACTATTAATCCTGTAGGATATGATGAGCCAAAATTAATTGCTTTCAATGAAAAACTTTCTGAAGAGATTGGTTTAGGAAAATTAAATGAAACTGATATCGATTTCCTGGTGGGAAATAATTTACCTGAAAACATAAAAACGTACTCAACTGCCTACGCCGGACATCAGTTTGGAAATTGGGCAGGACAGCTAGGTGACGGCAGAGCCATCCTTGCGGGAGAAATAGAAAACGAAAGCGGGCAGAAAACAGAAATCCAGTGGAAAGGCGCAGGAGCAACTCCATATTCCAGACACGCAGATGGAAGAGCCGTTCTAAGATCTTCCGTCAGAGAATATTTGATGAGTGAAGCAATGTACCATTTAGGAGTTCCCACGACTAGAGCTTTAAGTTTAAGCTTTACAGGAGAAAAAGTAGTTCGCGACATGATGTACAGCGGAAATCCTCAAGAAGAAAAAGGTGCCGTAGTAGTAAGAACTGCAGAAAGTTTTTTGCGTTTCGGACATTTTGAATTGATGTCAGCACAAAAGGAAATTGATACTTTACAAAAACTTGCAGATTTTACAATTAAAAATTATTTCCCTGAAATCACTTCCGAAGGCGAACAAAAATATAAAGATTTCTTTCAATCAGTTTGCACAAAAACTGCGGATCTCATGGTTGAATGGTTCAGAGTAGGTTTTGTACATGGAGTAATGAATACGGATAACATGTCTATTTTGGGTTTGACGATTGACTATGGACCGTTTTCGATGATGGATGAATATGATTTGAATTTCACACCCAACACAACAGATCTTCCTGGCAGAAGATATGCTTTTGGGAAACAAGGTCAGATTTCACAATGGAATCTCTGGCAACTCGCCAATTCCTTTTTCCCATTAATTAAAGATGAAAAGTTCCTTGAAGACACATTGAATTGGTACGGAACCTATTTTTGGGAAGCTCACGATAAAATGCTTTGCAGAAAATTTGGCTTTGATGAATTGAAAGAAAATGATGAAGAATTTTTCAGCAACTGGCAAGGTTTGATGCAGGAACTTCAACTCGACTACACTCTGTTTTTCAATTTATTGCAAAAATTAGATAAGATTTCTGATTTAAAAACTTATTTTCAAAAAATATCTTACAAGATTTTAGATGAAATTAAAATAATTAAAGTTGAAGATTTTATCGAACAATATCATGTAAGACTTTCAAAAAACACAATTTCAAAAGAAGAATCTTTGAATTTAATGAAGAAAACAAATCCCAAATTTCTTCTCAGAAACTACCTTTTGTTTGAATGTATTGAAGAAATCAACGAAGGAAAAACTGAAATGCTGGAAAAACTGACCAAAGCTTTAGAAAATCCTTATGATGAAATTTTTCCTGAATTTTCAGTAAAAAGGCCTTCAAAGTATCATGACATCAGTGGATGTTCCATGCTTTCATGTAGTTCGTGAAAAAAAACATGAAATTAAATATATTTCATAATATTTTTTTTAATTTTATAAAAAATATATTATGAAAAAACTTTTACTTGCTTTAGGGATATTATATTGTTTTTCGATTAGCGCACAGACACTATTATCAGAAAACTTTGAAGCTGCCACCTTCCCTTCAACATGGACAAGAACTACACTTGTGACATCCAGACCTTGGGATTTGTCAACTGTTAATTTTTCAGGAACTACCCCTCAAGCTATTGCATTGAGAGATAATTTTACTATTACAGGAACTAATTCAGCAACGCTAGACTGGATAGCTTCCGCAAATACTGCTAACTTAACTAGTCCTTCTTTTAGTTTAGTTGGTGCAGCTAGTCCAAGTCTGAAATTCAATGTTGTTGTGGGATGGTCATATATGATTAATCAGGATTTGGGAGATTTGGTTGCTCAAATCTCAACAGACGGTGGTTTGACATGGACTACGCTTTGGGATGAGGATACCGAAACGGGATTTACCAATGATAGTGATACAAATCCCGACACTGATCTTTACAATACAGTTGCAGTACAAAAAAGCTTAGTTCCTTATATCGGACAAGCTAATGTTCGTATTAGATTTCAATACACAGCTACTAACGCTGATGCAGTTGCTATAGATGACGTGCAAGTTTTAGCAGCAACTCTGGCAACAGATGAAGTTTCGAGATCAATAACAAGCATTTATCCTAACCCGACAAAAGGAGAAATCAATATCAAATCTGATAAGAAAATAAAATCATCTGAAATTTTAGATTTCACTGGAAAATCAATACTGAAATCTTCATCGGCTAAGGCAGACATTTCTTCATTGCATAAAGGAAATTATATTATGCAGGTAGAATTCACAGACGGAACTTCTATTTCTGAAAAAATAATTAAAGAATAGATTATCTTAATAAATACAAAGCCATCTCAAAAATGAGATGGCTTTGTATTTATTAATGATTTAGTAGGCTATGTTATTAATACAGCCTCAAATATAAATAGACATTATTATTTATCTTTTACTGAATTTTCTGGTTATTAAACCTTTATCCGTTTTAAGTCCAATCAGGTAAATTCCTGGTTTTAAGTTTTGTACATTCACCTTGTTATTATTCATTTCTGCATCCATTCTTATTCCGGACATATCATAGATATAGATATTGGTGATTTTATATTTACTCTTCACATTAATGAAATCTGTTGCCGGACTCGGATAGATAGAAATATCATAATCAGCAGAAGGCGTAGATTCATTGGTAGACAATAACAATGTTTCTGCTGCAACAGCCTTTACTATTACATTATCAAATAAATGCTCTGATGAGGCATTATTTGTTCCAAGAATGTCTTGTGCTACATAATTAAATTGAAAGGGTACCTTCACCGCTGTTCCTGTTATTGTTTTATAAAAACCTGGCCCTTTATACGTTACTGTCCCATTTAATGTATTATATGCGAAACCAAGCCTAACCCAACTATTAGCAGGTAAAACAACAGACGCTGCAGGTATTCCTGTCCCTAGATCTGTAAAACCAATCGTTCCAGTTGTTGTTGTGTAAATACCTGATAGTGTTTTATTACTGTGCTGCATACTTAAGCCACCTAAAAGAAATTCAGAAGTATCATTATAGAGTTCAATCCCTCCAGCATTATTACTTGTTGAAACTGGCCCTGTAAAATAATCATATTCTATCTGAATAATATTATTGCCTGCTGTTCTCGTTGCCCATGCATTATCAAGACCGTCTTTCCAAAGGCGTCGAGACGTATCATTTGTGGCATCACATAAAATTTTTAAATTTTTACCAGAACCAGATGCCTCAACCACATAATCACCGTTTGCACCATTATCAATTTGATAAGGTTCTACACCCATGCCTAGCTGTGCAACAATACTACCAGCATTAAGCGCATCAAAATTTTCTTGTTGTAAAATCTGTGAGTTTAAATGACTTAAGAAGCCTAAACAAAATAGAATGAGGAATTTACATTTCATCTTTTAATTTTTTTCCAAAACTAAAAAATAGATTTTTGACATACCAAATAATTAACTTTTTTTAACTGATTAACCATCAAAAAGATGTAAACCTTTATAATTTATAAATCTTACTTTTGTAAAAACATTAAAACGTGTTAACATTCAGACAAAAATTTGTAAATTTCTTAAAGCTGCTTTTTCCATCTACATTCATAGAGTTGGGAATTTTCGTATTCTTTTTATTGGTTTACGGAATTCTAGGCTCATATATTGCGCTGAATTTCAGAATCATTTTCGACAGCAGAATCCCATGGGATGCATATTTTAGTTTTGATAACAAAGCCATCATTATGACTGGCGGAAGTTTTGAAAGACATCCTCTGTCATACTACTTTTTCAACTGGATGCGAGATACTGTTTTGCTTTTTACTGATGGAAAAACGGATGTTAATTTTAGACTGATTTTAGCTTGGTTGAGCAATCTCACAATAAGTTTAAGTCTGGTTCAGATTTATAAATATTTGAACAATATAATCAGACTTCCTTTACTTTTAAGTTTATTAATTGTCTTCTTTTTCAGTTTATTTTCAACAAATATTCTTCTTTCTTTTACGCCGGAAACATATACCTACACGTTGTTTCTATTAGTTTTATTTAATTATTATACTGCCATCAAATTTAACAAAAACGGAAAAATTGCCGGTTCTGCATTAGTGCTTGCGGGAGTGACAATTGGAGGATTGACGGTGACGAATATTGTAAAAATTTTTATCCCCATAATTTTTGAGAACGGTTTATTTAAAAGCTGGAAAAAATTCGGAAATGCTGCATTCAGAGTCATTCTTGCTTGTGCTGTTTTTGTTCTTTTATACTTAAATCGAATTGATTTTAAATATCAAAACATCCTTTCAAAATCCGGCGAACAGTACGAAAAGTTCTCGAATGTAAAATCAACTCCCATTTGGGACATGATCTACTCTTACTTTTTTGGTGGAAACATTCTTTTCCCAAGTTTTTTTATTCGTGAAAAACATAATATGGAAGGTTTCTACTTCAAAGCCATTTTCATGGAAACCTACTCTACCGCCTTCGCCTATATTTTTATTGGACTTGTATTAGGGCTTGTATTGTGGAGTTATTGCAAAAATTTCAAAAATAAACTCGTTCAAATCCTTATGATTTCCTTTTTGGTAGACATTACGATACATTGTATCTTCAGATTTGGACTTCATACTTCTTACATTTATGGTGGTCATTTTATTTTTATCTATCCGCTATTATTGGGTTGGCTGTTTTTTGCGTACAGTAATTCACCAAAAACACTTTCTTTTCTTACAATGACGACAGTTGTTTTAACTATTTATCTGCTACTCAACAATTACCATAGAATGATAGATTTTTTTGAATTTCTAAACACGTATTACCAATAAAAAAGCGCGGAGAAAATAAATTTTCTCCGCGCTTTTTCACTTTATTTAAAACTATTTTGCTTCAGCGCAAAAGATTCTGTATTGTACAGCAACAGCAGATTTAAAATATTCTCTCACTCTGGAAAGATCTGCGGCTGCGCTTTGTTTTGTGAAATAACTTCCTGCTAAAATCTTATAATTTGGTCTCAGAGAAGCATCCGTCTCAACTTTCAGATTCGGAAATCTTTTTCGGAAATATGCTTTCACTTCATTTGCTTCTTCATTACTTTTCACAACTGTAATCTGGATTTTAAAACCTAAGATACGAGGGTTTTTTCTGCATACTTCTGCATTTGTAAGCTCTCTGCTTGGTACAAAAATCTTTGCCGGTCTTGCAGGAATGTCATAATCTGCAGAAGAATTATTCACAGCTACTCTTGCACATTTTTCTTCAAGACCAGTCATTGCATCATTCACACGTGAATCCATCGTCACAACCAGCTCTGTTCCTGACAAAGTATCTCTCTTTACAACCTGTTGGGCATCAACGGTATAAAAACCAAAGACGGAAAGCATTAAAAATATTTTGATAAAATTTCTCATTTAAACTTGTTTCTGCAAATTTAGGATAATTTAAAAATACCGCAACCATAGTTATTTAGAATAGTTACAAATTATACGTTGATGACATTTTCCCCTCTGTATATGCCGTTAAATTCCTGTTAAAAATATTATTTTTGCGGAATTGATTACTAATTCAATATTTACTAACATAAGATAATTTAAATGATTAGTTGGAGAAAGCATTATAAAAAAGGGCTGATTGCAATAGGTTTATTGTTGTCAACAAGTGCTTCAATTTACGGGCAAGACGGCGATCCTAAAAATGGTGAAAAACTTTTTAAGGCAAACTGTACGGCATGTCACGCGTTGGATAAACAAGTTATCGGTCCTGCACTGAAGGGTGTGGTAGAGAGACTTAAAACCGAACAAGGACTTGATACAGATTGGCTTCATAAGTGGATTAAAGACAACAAAGCACTCAGAGCTTCTGGCGATAAGTATGCTAATGAGGTTTTTGAAAAGTTTAATAAAACTGAAATGTTGGCGTTTCCAAATCTTGCAGATAAGGACATTGACGACATTTTAGCTTACACAACTAATCCTCCCGCACCTGTAGATGCAGTACCAGAAACTCCTGCACCGGGAGCACCTGCAGCTGGAACTCCGGCAAACAACACGACTTCAAGTATTGTAATTATTTCACTTTTAGCAATTGCTGCTTTATTGGTTTGGATCTTAGTCAAACTGAGACAGTTAGTAAAACTAGGTCAGTCTGACGATTTAGCAGGACTTAACGAAAGCAGAGTAAAATCTTTCAGTGAAATCTACGAAAAATACCACTACATCGGTAAAGGTCTTTTAGCTGTTTTAGCTCTATTAGCAACTTACGGAGTGTGGAACTGGATCATGTGGATTGGTGTTTATAAAGGATATAAGCCTGAACAACCTATCTACTTCTCTCACAAAATTCACGCTGGAGAAAATAAAATTGACTGTCAATTGTGTCACTCTAGTGCTAAATACGGTAAGGTTTCTGAAATTCCTTCCATGAACGTTTGTATGAACTGTCACAGAACGATTTCTGAGTACAATGGTAAATATATTGAGCCAGGAAAAGACAAAGCTTTCTATGACGGTGAAATCAAGAAGATCTATGAATCAACGGGCTGGGATGCAGAAAAACAACAATATACAGGCAAAACAACTCCTGTAGAATGGACAAGAATCCACAATATGCCGGACTTCGTTTACTTCAACCACTCTCAGCACGTAGTAGCAGGTGAGCAAGCGATTATCAATTCTTTCAACAAAAAGAATCCTGACAGCAAGATTGATGTTGTATGTAAAGCATGTCATGGAAAAATTGATACAATGAATGTGGTACAAATGGCAAACGACTTCACTATGGGATGGTGTATCGAATGTCACAGAACGACTGAAGTTGATATGAACAACGGTTATAATAAAGAATACTTCAAAAATCTACACGAAAAGCTTAAAAAGCAATACCCTCAAGATGGCGGTAAGATTACTGTAGATGCGATTGGAGGTCTTGAGTGTGGTAAATGTCATTATTAATAACTAAAAAATTAGAAGTATAAATGGCTTCAAACAAAATACAATTTAGAAGTATTCACGAACTTAAAGATCCAGCTTTGAATGGTAAGCTGGCTCTGAAAGAGTTCCAAGAAGAAATTCCGGTAGAAGATTTCTTAGGTGATGCTGAGAAAAGCGATGCTAGTACAACAAGAAGAGATTTCTTGAAGCTATTAGGTTTCTCTACCGCAGCAGTTACTTTGGCAGCTTGTGAGGCACCGGTAATCAAAACAATTCCTTATGTGGTAAAGCCGCATGATATTATCCCTGGAGTTCCGAATTATTACGCTTCGACATATTTTGATGGTTTCGATTTCGCAAGTGTTTTAGTAAAAACAAGAGAAGGACGACCGATTAAAATTGAACCAAACCCGGCAGCTGGTGATTTAGGTAAAACTAACGCTAGAGCTCAGGCAAGTGTACTTTCTCTTTATGATAATGATAAAGTAAAACAGCCTAAGCTTGATGGTAAAGACGAAACTTTCGACAAAGTAGATGATTTTGTAATAAAAGGATTAAATGAAGCTGCGGCTTCAGGTAAAAGAATTGTTTTATTATCTCATTCATTTGCTTCACCTACTTTCAAAAAATTATTTGCTGAATTCAAAGCTAAATATCCTACCGCTGAACTGGTAACTTACGATGCAATTCCTTATGCGGCTTCTTTGGATGCTGCACAGGAAGTATTCGGACAGAGAGCATTGCCTGTTTATGACCTTAAAGGTTCTGAGTTGGTAGTTTCTTTCCAGGCTGATTTCTTGGGTGACTACAACGCTTCTAGCTTAGAAACTTCTTATGCCGCTGCAAGAAAACCGGGAGAAAACATGTTGAGACATATTCAAGTGGAGTCAAACATATCATTGACTGGTGCAAATGCAGATTCAAGATACAGATTAAAGCCAAGCGCAGTAAACAAAACTTTGGTTGAGGTTTACAACGCAATCGTTGGAGGTGGCTCTTCAGATAAATTAGCTAATGAGATTGCTAAAGAATTGGCAGCAAAAGGCAGCAAAGCTGTCGTTTTCGCTGATGGTTCTAAAGGCGCTCAGGTTTTAGCTCACTTAATCAACCAAAAATTAGGTTCAGTAGCTTTCACTGGTAAAGCAAACTTCCTGAAAGAATTTGATAAAGTAAGATTCCAGGAATTTTTAGGATGGGTAAATGGTGGACAAGTTGGTGTATTGA
This region includes:
- a CDS encoding SPOR domain-containing protein, yielding MRNFIKIFLMLSVFGFYTVDAQQVVKRDTLSGTELVVTMDSRVNDAMTGLEEKCARVAVNNSSADYDIPARPAKIFVPSRELTNAEVCRKNPRILGFKIQITVVKSNEEANEVKAYFRKRFPNLKVETDASLRPNYKILAGSYFTKQSAAADLSRVREYFKSAVAVQYRIFCAEAK
- a CDS encoding DUF6080 domain-containing protein; this encodes MLTFRQKFVNFLKLLFPSTFIELGIFVFFLLVYGILGSYIALNFRIIFDSRIPWDAYFSFDNKAIIMTGGSFERHPLSYYFFNWMRDTVLLFTDGKTDVNFRLILAWLSNLTISLSLVQIYKYLNNIIRLPLLLSLLIVFFFSLFSTNILLSFTPETYTYTLFLLVLFNYYTAIKFNKNGKIAGSALVLAGVTIGGLTVTNIVKIFIPIIFENGLFKSWKKFGNAAFRVILACAVFVLLYLNRIDFKYQNILSKSGEQYEKFSNVKSTPIWDMIYSYFFGGNILFPSFFIREKHNMEGFYFKAIFMETYSTAFAYIFIGLVLGLVLWSYCKNFKNKLVQILMISFLVDITIHCIFRFGLHTSYIYGGHFIFIYPLLLGWLFFAYSNSPKTLSFLTMTTVVLTIYLLLNNYHRMIDFFEFLNTYYQ
- a CDS encoding c-type cytochrome; the protein is MISWRKHYKKGLIAIGLLLSTSASIYGQDGDPKNGEKLFKANCTACHALDKQVIGPALKGVVERLKTEQGLDTDWLHKWIKDNKALRASGDKYANEVFEKFNKTEMLAFPNLADKDIDDILAYTTNPPAPVDAVPETPAPGAPAAGTPANNTTSSIVIISLLAIAALLVWILVKLRQLVKLGQSDDLAGLNESRVKSFSEIYEKYHYIGKGLLAVLALLATYGVWNWIMWIGVYKGYKPEQPIYFSHKIHAGENKIDCQLCHSSAKYGKVSEIPSMNVCMNCHRTISEYNGKYIEPGKDKAFYDGEIKKIYESTGWDAEKQQYTGKTTPVEWTRIHNMPDFVYFNHSQHVVAGEQAIINSFNKKNPDSKIDVVCKACHGKIDTMNVVQMANDFTMGWCIECHRTTEVDMNNGYNKEYFKNLHEKLKKQYPQDGGKITVDAIGGLECGKCHY